One Clavibacter zhangzhiyongii genomic region harbors:
- a CDS encoding NAD-dependent epimerase/dehydratase family protein, whose protein sequence is MRIAVTGGSGKLGRHVVADLRAHGHEVTNIDQAGERGSGYVRVDTTDYGQVVDALFGVQDLHDGFDALVHLAAIPAPAIRSDVETFHNNMLTSFNVFQAARRAGITKVVYASSETVLGLPFDVPPPYIPVDEEYPAQPNSTYSLVKHLEEQMAIELCRWDPELQVTALRFSNVMDVEDYERFPGYDDDALARKWNLWGYIDGRDGAQAVRKALEHDGTGFDRFIVANADTVMSRSSAELAAEVFPGVEVRKELDEHETLLSIDKARRILGYEPEHTWRDHAPATAGDDPVAGHPS, encoded by the coding sequence GGGGAAGCTCGGCCGCCACGTCGTCGCCGACCTGCGCGCCCATGGACACGAAGTCACCAACATCGACCAGGCGGGGGAGCGCGGATCCGGCTACGTCCGCGTCGACACCACCGACTACGGCCAGGTGGTCGACGCCCTGTTCGGCGTGCAGGACCTGCACGACGGGTTCGACGCCCTCGTGCACCTGGCCGCGATCCCGGCCCCCGCGATCCGGAGCGACGTGGAGACGTTCCACAACAACATGCTCACGAGCTTCAACGTCTTCCAGGCCGCGCGCCGGGCCGGCATCACGAAGGTCGTCTACGCCTCCAGCGAGACGGTGCTCGGCCTGCCGTTCGACGTGCCGCCGCCCTACATCCCCGTCGACGAGGAGTACCCGGCCCAGCCGAACAGCACCTACTCGCTCGTGAAGCACCTCGAGGAGCAGATGGCGATCGAGCTGTGCCGCTGGGATCCGGAGCTCCAGGTCACCGCGCTCCGCTTCTCCAACGTCATGGACGTCGAGGACTACGAGCGGTTCCCGGGCTACGACGACGACGCGCTCGCGCGCAAGTGGAACCTGTGGGGCTACATCGACGGCCGCGACGGCGCGCAGGCGGTCCGCAAGGCGCTCGAGCACGACGGGACCGGCTTCGACCGCTTCATCGTCGCGAACGCCGACACCGTGATGAGCCGCTCCTCCGCCGAGCTCGCCGCCGAGGTCTTCCCCGGCGTCGAGGTCCGGAAGGAGCTGGACGAGCACGAGACGCTGCTCTCCATCGACAAGGCCCGCCGGATCCTCGGCTACGAGCCCGAGCACACCTGGCGCGACCACGCGCCGGCCACCGCGGGCGACGACCCGGTCGCGGGACACCCGTCGTGA
- a CDS encoding aldo/keto reductase, whose protein sequence is MRYVRLGSTGTEVSAIALGCMSYGEPTRGNHAWTLSEEDSLPLIRRAVELGITFFDTANVYSDGSSEEITGLALKAHTRREEVVIATKVHGAMGEGPNSRGLSRKHIMWQIDESLRRLGTDYVDLYQIHRFDPATPLEETLEALDDLVRAGKVRYLGASSMDAWRFSKALHLQREHGWARFVTMQDHYNLVNREEEREMLPLCADEGVGSLPWSPLARGRLTRDWDATTDRSETDEFGKTLYAAQEDSDRRVAAAVASVAEARGVPRAQVALAWVSRNPVVTAPIVGATKVSHIEDAVASLDLELTDDEVALLEEHYVPHAVVGY, encoded by the coding sequence GTGAGGTACGTCCGCCTGGGCAGCACCGGCACGGAGGTATCGGCCATCGCCCTCGGCTGCATGAGCTACGGCGAGCCGACGCGCGGCAACCACGCGTGGACGCTCTCCGAGGAGGACTCGCTGCCGCTCATCCGGCGCGCGGTCGAGCTCGGGATCACGTTCTTCGACACCGCCAACGTGTACTCCGACGGGTCGAGCGAGGAGATCACCGGGCTCGCCCTGAAGGCGCACACGCGGCGCGAGGAGGTCGTGATCGCCACGAAGGTGCACGGCGCCATGGGGGAGGGGCCCAACTCGCGCGGGCTGTCGCGGAAGCACATCATGTGGCAGATCGACGAGAGCCTGCGCCGCCTCGGGACCGACTACGTGGACCTCTACCAGATCCACCGGTTCGACCCCGCGACGCCGCTCGAGGAGACCCTCGAGGCGCTCGACGACCTGGTGCGCGCCGGCAAGGTGCGCTACCTGGGCGCGTCGTCGATGGACGCGTGGCGGTTCTCGAAGGCGCTGCACCTGCAGCGCGAGCACGGCTGGGCGCGCTTCGTCACGATGCAGGACCACTACAACCTCGTGAACCGCGAGGAGGAGCGCGAGATGCTGCCCCTCTGCGCGGACGAGGGCGTGGGATCGCTGCCGTGGAGCCCGCTCGCCCGCGGCCGCCTCACCCGCGACTGGGACGCGACGACCGACCGCAGCGAGACGGACGAGTTCGGCAAGACGCTCTACGCCGCGCAGGAGGACTCCGACCGCCGGGTCGCCGCCGCCGTCGCCTCCGTCGCCGAGGCGCGCGGGGTGCCGCGCGCCCAGGTCGCGCTCGCGTGGGTGTCGCGGAACCCCGTCGTCACCGCGCCCATCGTGGGCGCCACGAAGGTGTCGCACATCGAGGACGCGGTCGCGTCGCTCGACCTCGAGCTCACGGACGACGAGGTCGCCCTGCTCGAGGAGCACTACGTGCCGCACGCGGTCGTCGGCTACTAG
- the rplJ gene encoding 50S ribosomal protein L10: MANKEASVAELADKFRSSNAVLLTEYRGLTVAQLKQLRKTISADATYAVVKNTLTKIAANQAGISSFDDELVGPSAIAFVHGDTVAVAKALRAFTKANPLLVVKGGYFDGNPLTADEVNKLADLESREVLLGKLAGAFKASLFGAAYLFNAPLSQAVRTVEALREKQESAQ, encoded by the coding sequence ATGGCGAACAAGGAAGCCTCGGTCGCCGAGCTCGCGGACAAGTTCCGCAGCTCGAACGCCGTTCTGCTCACCGAGTACCGCGGTCTCACCGTTGCCCAGCTCAAGCAGCTGCGGAAGACCATCAGTGCGGACGCGACCTACGCCGTGGTGAAGAACACGCTGACCAAGATCGCGGCGAACCAGGCGGGGATCTCGTCGTTCGACGACGAGCTCGTCGGCCCGTCCGCGATCGCCTTCGTGCACGGCGACACCGTCGCCGTCGCGAAGGCGCTGCGTGCCTTCACCAAGGCCAACCCTCTTCTCGTCGTGAAGGGCGGTTACTTCGACGGCAACCCCCTGACGGCGGACGAGGTGAACAAGCTCGCCGACCTCGAGTCGCGGGAGGTGCTGCTCGGCAAGCTGGCCGGCGCCTTCAAGGCCTCGCTCTTCGGCGCGGCGTACCTGTTCAACGCACCGCTCTCGCAGGCCGTCCGCACCGTCGAGGCGCTGCGCGAGAAGCAGGAATCGGCTCAGTAG
- the rplL gene encoding 50S ribosomal protein L7/L12: protein MAKLSNDELIEAFKELTLIELSDFVKKFEEVFEVTAAAPVAAAAAPGAAAPAEEVEEKTAFDVILEAAGDKKIQVIKEVRALTSLGLGEAKALVDGAPKAVLEGANKEAADKAKAQLEAAGATVTVK, encoded by the coding sequence ATGGCAAAGCTCTCTAACGACGAGCTCATCGAGGCCTTCAAGGAGCTCACGCTCATCGAGCTCAGCGACTTCGTCAAGAAGTTCGAGGAGGTCTTCGAGGTCACCGCCGCGGCCCCCGTCGCCGCTGCCGCCGCCCCCGGCGCCGCTGCCCCCGCCGAGGAGGTCGAGGAGAAGACCGCGTTCGACGTCATCCTCGAGGCCGCCGGCGACAAGAAGATCCAGGTCATCAAGGAGGTGCGCGCCCTCACCAGCCTCGGCCTCGGTGAGGCGAAGGCCCTCGTCGACGGAGCCCCCAAGGCCGTCCTGGAGGGCGCCAACAAGGAGGCCGCCGACAAGGCGAAGGCCCAGCTCGAGGCCGCGGGCGCGACGGTCACCGTCAAGTAG
- a CDS encoding helix-turn-helix transcriptional regulator, with amino-acid sequence MRSDRLECRGALAYVAYCLGEVAEAEDLVRQARELLSDDEAGAALARSGFRAPAEIAAALLAVDATRRDEARALLDDLRPACAGTDWELLGCYAEATVDAIRGLRLDALDHLRRLHNLGTAWQEHGPLPVMRDVLRASLLAHLGQTAAAWDLLRTVAPTEHHSTCPAMVAGRLRVLADDHAGALAEVAGCLALGDGHSGRTLVDVLLVVAAAHRGLGDHARSDHALDRAARQATTTGILRPFAVFPATATTELLDRALERDQLPDVRRMLERIRADRVPVDAVPVDPLSERERAIVACLAEGLTVAGIAARLFISPNTVKSHVRSAYRKLDASTRAEAVDRARALGHDLRPGSD; translated from the coding sequence GTGCGGTCCGACCGCCTCGAGTGCCGGGGCGCGCTCGCCTACGTCGCCTACTGCCTCGGCGAGGTCGCGGAGGCGGAGGACCTCGTGCGGCAGGCGCGGGAGCTCCTCTCGGACGACGAGGCCGGGGCGGCGCTCGCGCGGAGCGGCTTCCGGGCGCCCGCCGAGATCGCGGCCGCGCTCCTCGCCGTCGACGCGACCCGACGCGACGAGGCCCGCGCGCTCCTCGACGACCTCCGGCCGGCCTGCGCCGGCACGGACTGGGAGCTGCTCGGCTGCTACGCCGAGGCGACCGTCGACGCGATCCGCGGCCTCCGGCTCGACGCGCTCGACCACCTCCGCCGCCTGCACAACCTCGGCACGGCCTGGCAGGAGCACGGGCCGCTGCCCGTGATGCGCGACGTGCTGCGCGCGTCCCTGCTCGCGCACCTCGGCCAGACGGCGGCCGCGTGGGACCTCCTCCGCACGGTCGCGCCCACCGAGCACCACTCCACCTGCCCCGCCATGGTCGCGGGCCGGCTGCGCGTGCTCGCCGACGACCACGCGGGTGCCCTCGCGGAGGTCGCGGGCTGCCTGGCGCTCGGCGACGGCCACTCGGGGCGGACCCTCGTCGACGTCCTCCTGGTGGTCGCCGCGGCGCACCGCGGGCTCGGCGACCACGCGCGCAGCGACCACGCGCTCGACCGGGCGGCGCGGCAGGCGACGACCACCGGGATCCTGCGGCCGTTCGCGGTGTTCCCGGCCACCGCCACGACGGAGCTGCTCGACCGGGCGCTGGAACGGGACCAGCTGCCCGACGTGCGCCGGATGCTCGAGCGCATCCGCGCCGACCGCGTGCCGGTGGACGCCGTCCCGGTCGATCCGCTGAGCGAGCGCGAGCGCGCCATCGTCGCGTGCCTCGCGGAGGGGCTGACCGTGGCGGGCATCGCGGCCCGGCTGTTCATCTCGCCCAACACCGTGAAGTCGCACGTGCGGAGCGCCTACCGGAAGCTCGACGCCTCCACCCGCGCCGAGGCGGTGGACCGGGCGCGGGCGCTCGGGCACGACCTGCGGCCGGGATCCGACTGA
- a CDS encoding MarR family winged helix-turn-helix transcriptional regulator, giving the protein MTSTEPDLRALLGDLVTAGHRLTRLAAHEVGGASSPAIWRTLSVLATWPGGMRLGVLAERSRVSQPTTTKIVRSLVSQGWIAQVTDPSDARATLLEITTAGRAALDDWRDRLATALVPRFADLPADDVAVLARAVEVVMARIDDAPASPPAPAPASAPTGG; this is encoded by the coding sequence ATGACCTCGACCGAGCCCGACCTCCGCGCGCTCCTCGGCGACCTCGTCACGGCGGGCCACCGCCTCACGCGCCTCGCGGCGCACGAGGTCGGCGGCGCGAGCTCGCCCGCCATCTGGCGCACGCTCTCCGTGCTCGCGACCTGGCCGGGCGGCATGCGCCTCGGCGTCCTCGCCGAGCGCAGCCGCGTCTCGCAGCCCACGACCACCAAGATCGTGCGCTCGCTCGTCAGCCAGGGCTGGATCGCGCAGGTGACGGACCCGTCCGACGCCCGCGCGACCCTGCTCGAGATCACGACGGCCGGCCGCGCCGCGCTCGACGACTGGCGCGACCGCCTGGCGACCGCGCTCGTGCCGCGCTTCGCCGACCTGCCGGCCGACGACGTGGCCGTGCTCGCGCGCGCCGTCGAGGTCGTCATGGCGCGCATCGACGACGCACCTGCGTCGCCGCCGGCCCCAGCGCCGGCCTCCGCGCCTACCGGCGGCTGA
- a CDS encoding MFS transporter, with amino-acid sequence MSTQQHASFRDVFHQPRSVFAVAFACVIAFMGIGLVDPILPAIAESLDATATEAELLFTSYLLVTGLAMLVTSWISSRIGAKRTLLIGLAIIVVFAAAAGLSQDVESVIGFRAGWGLGNALFISTALATIVGSASGGTASAIMLYEAALGLGIAIGPLLGGLLGSWSWRGPFFGTATLMALGFIAILALLGRDDAPRAPMRLSAPLRALRTPALAVLAAAALFYNIGFFVLLAYTPFPLGFDAIGLGLTFFGWGVGLAITSVLVAPLLTRRMARTSVLRLVLPLLAADLAAAGLVVRSATGLVVCVIVGGLLLGVLNTVLTECVMEATDHPRSVASSAYSSVRFLGGAIAPPAATELANLFSDATPYYAAAGSVLVALVIVVAGHRWLRRVDAGPVDALEEAQAVTAGGS; translated from the coding sequence GTGTCCACCCAGCAGCACGCGTCGTTCCGCGACGTCTTCCACCAGCCCCGCTCCGTCTTCGCCGTCGCCTTCGCGTGCGTCATCGCGTTCATGGGCATCGGGCTCGTCGACCCGATCCTCCCCGCCATCGCCGAGAGCCTCGACGCCACCGCCACCGAGGCCGAGCTCCTGTTCACGAGCTACCTGCTCGTGACCGGCCTCGCGATGCTCGTCACCAGCTGGATCTCCAGCCGCATCGGCGCCAAGCGCACGCTCCTCATCGGCCTCGCGATCATCGTGGTCTTCGCGGCCGCGGCGGGCCTCTCGCAGGACGTGGAGTCCGTGATCGGCTTCCGTGCCGGCTGGGGCCTCGGCAACGCGCTCTTCATCTCCACGGCGCTCGCCACCATCGTGGGCTCCGCGTCCGGCGGCACGGCGTCGGCCATCATGCTCTACGAGGCCGCGCTCGGCCTCGGCATCGCGATCGGCCCGCTGCTCGGCGGCCTCCTCGGCAGCTGGAGCTGGCGCGGCCCGTTCTTCGGCACGGCGACCCTCATGGCGCTCGGCTTCATCGCGATCCTCGCCCTCCTCGGCAGGGACGACGCGCCCCGCGCGCCCATGCGCCTGTCGGCCCCGCTGCGGGCGCTCCGCACCCCGGCCCTCGCCGTCCTCGCGGCCGCCGCGCTCTTCTACAACATCGGGTTCTTCGTGCTGCTCGCCTACACGCCGTTCCCGCTGGGCTTCGACGCCATCGGCCTCGGCCTGACCTTCTTCGGCTGGGGCGTCGGCCTCGCGATCACGTCGGTGCTCGTCGCGCCGCTGCTCACCCGGCGCATGGCCCGCACGTCGGTCCTCCGGCTCGTGCTCCCGCTGCTCGCCGCCGACCTCGCCGCCGCGGGCCTCGTGGTCCGGTCGGCGACCGGGCTCGTGGTCTGCGTCATCGTCGGCGGGCTCCTGCTCGGCGTGCTCAACACCGTGCTGACCGAGTGCGTGATGGAGGCGACGGACCACCCGCGGAGCGTCGCGTCGTCCGCCTACTCGTCGGTGCGCTTCCTCGGCGGCGCCATCGCCCCGCCCGCGGCCACCGAGCTCGCGAACCTCTTCTCGGACGCGACGCCCTACTACGCGGCGGCCGGATCCGTGCTCGTCGCCCTCGTGATCGTCGTCGCCGGGCACCGCTGGCTCCGCCGCGTCGACGCCGGGCCGGTCGACGCGCTCGAGGAGGCGCAGGCGGTCACCGCCGGCGGCAGCTGA
- a CDS encoding LacI family DNA-binding transcriptional regulator, translating to MSAIADVARLAGVSKATASRALSGRGYVSPGTRARVAEAAAEIGYVVSSNASSLVTGQSKNVGVVLPFINRWFFAELLEGIEEALIEADYDLTLYRLTDDPEQRRKVFEYFLVRKRVDAVIAVSVALTASEVVRLRSLDKPLVGVGGPVEGMSTLSIDDEAAARLATEHLLSLGHARVVHLGGDLHAQMAFFVHAKRLAGYRAAMDADPRGLEARFATADFTIDGGFRSAMLLLADPRTRPTAVFAASDEIAIGTILAARQLGIAVPAELSVAGIDGHALAPLFGLTTIEQHPRAQGAAAVAMVLAGLAPGGAAERTVTMPVDFAARTSTTAPPAPPAP from the coding sequence ATGAGCGCCATCGCCGACGTCGCCCGGCTGGCCGGGGTCTCCAAGGCCACCGCGTCCCGCGCGCTGAGCGGGCGGGGCTACGTCTCCCCCGGCACCCGTGCGCGCGTCGCCGAGGCGGCCGCCGAGATCGGGTACGTGGTCTCCTCGAACGCGTCGAGCCTCGTGACCGGCCAGTCGAAGAACGTGGGCGTCGTGCTGCCGTTCATCAACCGGTGGTTCTTCGCGGAGCTGCTCGAGGGGATCGAGGAGGCGCTCATCGAGGCCGACTACGACCTCACGCTCTACCGCCTCACGGACGACCCGGAGCAGCGCCGCAAGGTCTTCGAGTACTTCCTGGTGCGGAAGCGGGTCGACGCCGTCATCGCCGTGAGCGTCGCGCTCACCGCGTCCGAGGTGGTGCGGCTGCGCTCGCTCGACAAGCCGCTGGTGGGCGTCGGCGGGCCGGTCGAGGGCATGAGCACGCTGAGCATCGACGACGAGGCCGCCGCGCGCCTCGCGACCGAGCACCTCCTGAGCCTCGGGCACGCGCGCGTCGTGCACCTCGGCGGGGACCTGCACGCGCAGATGGCGTTCTTCGTGCACGCGAAGCGGCTGGCGGGGTACCGGGCGGCGATGGACGCGGATCCGCGCGGCCTCGAGGCGCGCTTCGCCACGGCCGACTTCACCATCGACGGCGGCTTCCGCTCGGCGATGCTCCTGCTCGCCGACCCGCGCACCCGGCCGACTGCGGTGTTCGCGGCCAGCGACGAGATCGCCATCGGCACGATCCTCGCGGCGCGGCAGCTGGGGATCGCCGTTCCGGCCGAGCTGTCCGTGGCGGGGATCGACGGGCACGCGCTCGCGCCGCTGTTCGGCCTGACGACGATCGAGCAGCACCCGCGCGCGCAGGGCGCGGCGGCCGTGGCGATGGTGCTCGCAGGGCTCGCGCCGGGCGGGGCCGCGGAGCGCACCGTGACGATGCCCGTCGACTTCGCCGCCCGGACGAGCACGACGGCGCCCCCGGCCCCGCCCGCGCCGTGA
- a CDS encoding ABC transporter substrate-binding protein, whose product MGHAPFRRRFAAPLAAVGIAGLALTGCTGDIAAEDAADTDCTPYSSYGTFDGAEVSIGGTIQDDEADRLVESWKDFQTCTGITVNYQGTKEFEAQIAVLAEGDSAPDIGIIPQPGLFNVLASKGYLQAAPAAVEENVDTGWSTDWKGYGTVDGTFYGAPLMASVKGYVWYSPSEFEEKGYEIPKSTSELMDLTAKIAADSGGDADKKPWCVGIGSGDATGWPGTDWIEDYVLREAGPETYDKWVSHEIPFNDAAIAKAFDSVGEIIKDPDYVNGGLGDVSSIISTEFGDAGLPILDGTCSLHHQASFYEGFWKKADGTDAKVSPDGDVYAFLLPPANEGDATAVTGGGELVGAFKSSDEITAVLSYLSSDTWANNRVKLGGVISANKGLDPENASSDILKQSITILQDPNATFRFDGSDLMPGAVGTDSFWKGIVGWLSGDSTQKTVDAIESSWPAS is encoded by the coding sequence ATGGGCCACGCCCCATTCCGACGTCGCTTCGCGGCACCCCTCGCAGCGGTCGGCATCGCCGGCCTCGCGCTCACGGGATGCACGGGCGACATCGCGGCCGAGGACGCCGCGGACACCGACTGCACGCCGTACTCGTCGTACGGCACGTTCGACGGGGCCGAGGTCAGCATCGGCGGCACGATCCAGGACGACGAGGCCGACCGCCTCGTGGAGTCCTGGAAGGACTTCCAGACCTGCACGGGCATCACCGTCAACTACCAGGGCACCAAGGAGTTCGAGGCGCAGATCGCGGTCCTCGCCGAGGGCGACTCGGCTCCGGACATCGGCATCATCCCGCAGCCGGGCCTGTTCAACGTGCTCGCGTCGAAGGGCTACCTGCAGGCCGCGCCCGCCGCGGTCGAGGAGAACGTCGACACGGGCTGGTCCACCGACTGGAAGGGCTACGGCACCGTCGACGGCACCTTCTACGGCGCGCCGCTCATGGCGAGCGTCAAGGGCTACGTCTGGTACTCGCCGAGCGAGTTCGAGGAGAAGGGCTACGAGATCCCGAAGTCCACCTCCGAGCTCATGGACCTCACCGCGAAGATCGCGGCGGACTCCGGCGGCGACGCCGACAAGAAGCCGTGGTGCGTCGGCATCGGCTCCGGCGACGCCACCGGCTGGCCGGGCACCGACTGGATCGAGGACTACGTGCTCCGCGAGGCCGGACCGGAGACCTACGACAAGTGGGTGTCGCACGAGATCCCGTTCAACGACGCCGCGATCGCGAAGGCCTTCGACAGCGTCGGCGAGATCATCAAGGACCCGGACTACGTCAACGGCGGCCTGGGCGACGTCTCGTCGATCATCTCCACGGAGTTCGGCGACGCCGGCCTCCCGATCCTCGACGGCACGTGCTCGCTGCACCACCAGGCCTCGTTCTACGAGGGCTTCTGGAAGAAGGCCGACGGCACCGACGCGAAGGTCTCGCCCGACGGCGACGTCTACGCGTTCCTGCTGCCGCCCGCGAACGAGGGCGACGCGACGGCCGTGACCGGCGGCGGCGAGCTCGTCGGCGCGTTCAAGTCGAGCGACGAGATCACCGCGGTGCTCTCCTACCTCTCGAGCGACACCTGGGCGAACAACCGCGTGAAGCTGGGCGGCGTCATCAGCGCGAACAAGGGGCTCGACCCCGAGAACGCGTCGAGCGACATCCTCAAGCAGAGCATCACGATCCTGCAGGACCCGAACGCGACGTTCCGGTTCGACGGCTCGGACCTCATGCCCGGCGCGGTCGGCACCGACTCCTTCTGGAAGGGGATCGTCGGCTGGCTGAGCGGCGACTCGACCCAGAAGACGGTCGACGCCATCGAGTCGAGCTGGCCCGCGTCCTGA
- a CDS encoding carbohydrate ABC transporter permease, with protein sequence MTTADLIGKILQVVAALAVFAVVIGLILFLIDKAPKRGRDWVQLGAFVLPALILLAVGLVYPAFRTTLLAFRDNSGEWAGLDNFVWMFTQPSALRTLLNTVIWVVFVPLLSTAIGLAYAVFIDKSRGEKYFKALVFMPMAISFVGAGIIWRFVYDYKSGDNEQIGLLNQILVWLGQEPVQWLQTSPINTALLIIVMIWIQTGFAMVVLSASIKGVPTEQIEAAQLDGTNAWERFVNVTLPGIRGSLVVVVTTISIATLKVFDIVRTMTAGNFETSVIANEMYTQAFRAGEQGRGSALAIVLFLMVLPIVIYNVRVMSKQREIR encoded by the coding sequence ATGACGACCGCTGATCTGATCGGCAAGATCCTCCAGGTGGTGGCCGCGCTGGCCGTCTTCGCCGTGGTGATCGGGCTGATCCTCTTCCTCATCGACAAGGCGCCGAAGCGCGGCCGCGACTGGGTGCAGCTCGGCGCGTTCGTGCTCCCCGCGCTGATCCTCCTGGCCGTCGGCCTCGTCTACCCGGCCTTCCGCACGACGCTGCTGGCCTTCCGCGACAACAGCGGCGAGTGGGCGGGCCTCGACAACTTCGTCTGGATGTTCACCCAGCCGTCCGCGCTGCGGACGCTGCTCAACACCGTCATCTGGGTGGTCTTCGTGCCGCTGCTGTCGACGGCCATCGGCCTCGCCTACGCGGTCTTCATCGACAAGTCCCGCGGCGAGAAGTACTTCAAGGCCCTCGTGTTCATGCCGATGGCCATCTCCTTCGTCGGCGCCGGCATCATCTGGCGCTTCGTCTACGACTACAAGTCGGGGGACAACGAGCAGATCGGCCTCCTCAACCAGATCCTCGTCTGGCTCGGGCAGGAGCCCGTGCAGTGGCTGCAGACCTCGCCCATCAACACGGCGCTGCTCATCATCGTGATGATCTGGATCCAGACCGGCTTCGCCATGGTCGTGCTCTCCGCGAGCATCAAGGGCGTGCCCACCGAGCAGATCGAGGCCGCGCAGCTCGACGGGACGAACGCGTGGGAGCGGTTCGTGAACGTCACGCTGCCGGGCATCCGCGGATCGCTCGTCGTGGTCGTCACCACCATCTCGATCGCGACGCTCAAGGTGTTCGACATCGTCCGCACCATGACCGCCGGCAACTTCGAGACGAGCGTCATCGCCAACGAGATGTACACGCAGGCGTTCCGCGCCGGCGAGCAGGGCCGCGGCTCCGCGCTCGCGATCGTGCTGTTCCTCATGGTGCTGCCGATCGTCATCTACAACGTCCGCGTCATGAGCAAGCAGAGGGAGATCCGATGA
- a CDS encoding carbohydrate ABC transporter permease, producing MSVAPADLPVADRGTRRGAIEQAASVGAKSRRVKNRLTSRRATVAALIIAVLWTLPTFGLFISSFRPAGLIQTTGWWTIFQNPGFTLDNYQDVLLSTSQSSPQLGSYFVNSLAIAIPATLFPLVIASMAAYAFAWIKFKGSNFLFVLIFALQIVPLQMALIPLLQMFTRTLRPLQEAVHGVIPLIPEQGYLPVWVAHTIFALPLAIFLLHNFISEIPGEVIEAARVDGASHGQVFFRIVLPLALPAIASFAIFQFLWVWNDLLVALIFSGGTADVAPLTQRLAELTGTRGQDWQRLTAAAFVSLIVPLIVFFSLQRYFVRGLLAGSTKG from the coding sequence ATGAGCGTCGCACCCGCCGACCTGCCCGTCGCCGACCGGGGGACCCGCCGCGGCGCCATCGAGCAGGCGGCCTCCGTCGGCGCGAAGAGCCGCCGCGTCAAGAACCGCCTCACCTCCCGGCGCGCCACGGTCGCGGCGCTCATCATCGCCGTGCTCTGGACCCTGCCGACGTTCGGCCTGTTCATCTCGTCGTTCCGCCCCGCCGGTCTGATCCAGACCACGGGCTGGTGGACGATCTTCCAGAACCCGGGCTTCACGCTCGACAACTACCAGGACGTGCTGCTGTCGACGTCCCAGTCGTCGCCGCAGCTGGGCTCGTACTTCGTCAACTCGCTCGCCATCGCGATCCCCGCGACGCTGTTCCCGCTCGTGATCGCGTCGATGGCCGCGTACGCCTTCGCGTGGATCAAGTTCAAGGGCTCGAACTTCCTGTTCGTGCTGATCTTCGCGCTGCAGATCGTGCCGCTGCAGATGGCGCTCATCCCGCTGCTGCAGATGTTCACGCGGACGCTCCGCCCGCTGCAGGAGGCCGTGCACGGCGTGATCCCGCTCATCCCCGAGCAGGGCTACCTGCCGGTGTGGGTGGCGCACACGATCTTCGCCCTGCCGCTCGCGATCTTCCTGCTGCACAACTTCATCTCGGAGATCCCGGGCGAGGTCATCGAGGCGGCCCGGGTCGACGGCGCCAGCCACGGCCAGGTGTTCTTCCGCATCGTGCTGCCGCTGGCGCTGCCGGCCATCGCGTCCTTCGCGATCTTCCAGTTCCTCTGGGTCTGGAACGACCTGCTGGTGGCGCTCATCTTCTCGGGCGGCACGGCCGACGTCGCGCCGCTCACGCAGCGCCTGGCGGAGCTCACGGGGACGCGCGGGCAGGACTGGCAGCGGCTCACAGCGGCGGCGTTCGTGTCGCTCATCGTCCCGCTCATCGTGTTCTTCAGCCTCCAGCGCTACTTCGTGCGCGGCCTCCTGGCGGGCTCCACGAAGGGCTGA